The genomic region GCAATTTGTATATTTTAAATTAAACTATGTTTCCTAAAAGCATTGCACAAAAAATAATGCTTTTTTACATTACTGGAATCTTTGTTACTGTCGGTTTATCAGTAGTTGTTCTGTATGATATATGGCTAATCACACAAAAAATAGAGGTGGAAGAAAGTATCTTTAATTTATTTGAAACAATTCAGGAAATAAGAAGAACAGAGAAGAATTTTTTTCTTTACAGAAATGAAACAGACTATCGTGACAACTTAGAGTACATTAAGACTGTTAAAAATTTTATCACTGATCAAAAATTTGAAGGATTAAAGATAGAAAAATCAATAAAAAAATTATCAGATACTCTACAAAGTTACGAATCATTAATGTTACAATTAAGAGAAAAAATAAATTCTCCCTCTGGTCATAATCTTGAACAGTCAATAAGAGAAAAAGGTAAAATGCTTACTCATATAGCAGAAGATATTAAAACAACAGAACGCAAGTTAATAAAAGACAGTCTTAATAACATTTTGAAATACAGCATTTTTCTAATAATTATATTTTTTGTTATTCCTTTTATTTCTTTTGGTTTAGGACTCACAAGATTGATCTCCAAACCGTTGAAAGAACTTGAAGAGAAAATGAAAAAAATCGCTGAAGGCAAAATATACTCTATTGAAGTTAAATCTCATGATAAAGAGATTCTTTCGCTTGTGGATACTTTTAATAAGGTTTTAAAAGAACTTGAATCAAAACAAAAGCAACTGATTCAGGCTGAAAAACTCTCCTCACTTGGCACACTTCTTTCAGGAATTGCCCATGAACTAAACAATCCACTCTCAAACATTTCAACTTCCTGTCAGATACTTATTGAAGAGCTTGAAGAAGCAGATAATGAATATAAAAAAGAGCTACTTCAGGCAATAGAATCTCAGACAGAGAGAGCTAAAAACATCATAAAAACAGTTCTTGATTTTTCAAGAAGAAAAGAACTGCAAAAAGAAAATATCTCTGCACGAAACTTAATTGAAGATACAATTGTTTTAATTAAAGGTGAAATTCCAACAAAAATTAACTTAGATTTTGATGTAGAAGAAAACCTTACAATATATGCTGATAAACAACGGATTCAGCAGGTTCTTTTAAATCTCATTAAAAACGCAATCCAGGCATCTGAACCAGAAGGAGAGGTAAAAATCAGGGCTTACTCATACAGCCAGGAAGCTCTTG from Thermodesulfovibrio sp. 3907-1M harbors:
- a CDS encoding ATP-binding protein → MFPKSIAQKIMLFYITGIFVTVGLSVVVLYDIWLITQKIEVEESIFNLFETIQEIRRTEKNFFLYRNETDYRDNLEYIKTVKNFITDQKFEGLKIEKSIKKLSDTLQSYESLMLQLREKINSPSGHNLEQSIREKGKMLTHIAEDIKTTERKLIKDSLNNILKYSIFLIIIFFVIPFISFGLGLTRLISKPLKELEEKMKKIAEGKIYSIEVKSHDKEILSLVDTFNKVLKELESKQKQLIQAEKLSSLGTLLSGIAHELNNPLSNISTSCQILIEELEEADNEYKKELLQAIESQTERAKNIIKTVLDFSRRKELQKENISARNLIEDTIVLIKGEIPTKINLDFDVEENLTIYADKQRIQQVLLNLIKNAIQASEPEGEVKIRAYSYSQEALDKYLFLKKEGKCVGEISLNKEFVVLEVKDNGPGIPQENLSKIFEPFFTTKENKGSGLGLFITQELIKDHDGCICVDSVLGQGTTFVVMLPGQ